From the genome of Ziziphus jujuba cultivar Dongzao chromosome 6, ASM3175591v1, one region includes:
- the LOC107430386 gene encoding uncharacterized protein LOC107430386, with product MKKLLEFGRKAMFYVRVLSGYEERRIRSFRLQLEKRIQQAQERKAALRKIPEQAILAEVRRMVEEMQTLNRKLDETEAAIEEYFKPIDKEAEAIMKMQLEGEEKTMREMMKAMQQQALLEKTESNKTAKVHDIDTDQNQDPSSSTAAHQAQMR from the exons ATGAAAAAGCTACTGGAATTTGGAAGAAAGGCCATGTTCTATGTGAGGGTTCTTTCTGGATATGAAGAGCGGAGAATCCGATCGTTTAGATTGCAGCTTGAGAAGCGTATCCAACAG GCGCAAGAAAGGAAGGCAGCTTTGAGAAAGATCCCTGAGCAGGCTATTTTAGCAGAGGTTCGCCGTATGGTTGAGGAGATGCAAACTTTAAACAGGAAGCTAGATGAAACT GAGGCTGCCATCGAAGAGTACTTTAAACCAATTGATAAAGAGGCTGAGGCTATAATGAAAATGCAGCTTGAAGGGGAGGAGAAGACAATGAGGGAAATGATGAAAGCTATGCAGCAACAAGCTTTGCTTGAGAAAACTGAATCCAATAAAACCGCGAAAGTTCATGATATAGACACAGACCAAAACCAGGATCCATCATCCTCCACTGCTGCACATCAAGCTCAAATGCGATGA
- the LOC107430383 gene encoding bax inhibitor 1, protein MDAFSSFFDSQTGARNRWNYDSLKNFRRISPVVQNHLKQVYLTLFCTLVASAVGAYLHLLWNIGGVLTTIGSLGCIVWLLATKTYEEQKRVALLMAAAVLEGASVGPLIQLAVEIDPSILISAFVGTALAFGCFSLAAILAERREYLYLSGLLSSGLSMLLWLHFASSLFGGSTAIFKFELYFGLLVFVGYMVVDTQDIIEKAHYGDLDYVKHALTLFTDFVAVFIRILFIMLKNSSEKREKKKRRD, encoded by the exons ATGGATGCTTTCTCGTCGTTCTTCGATTCACAAACCGGTGCCAGAAACCGATGGAACTACGATTCGCTCAAGAATTTCCGTCGGATCTCTCCTGTCGTACAGAATCATCTCAAACAG GTTTATCTCACTTTGTTCTGTACTCTGGTTGCATCAGCTGTTGGGGCTTACTTGCATCTTCTTTGGAACATTGGTGGCGTGCTTACAACCATTGGCAGCCTAGGATGTATTGTCTGGTTACTCGCTACCAAAACTTATGAAGAG CAAAAAAGGGTTGCACTGTTGATGGCAGCTGCTGTCCTCGAAGGGGCTTCTGTTGGTCCTCTCATTCAGTTGGCCGTCGAGATTGACCCAAG CATTTTGATCAGCGCATTTGTTGGAACGGCCCTGGCCTTTGGTTGTTTCTCATTAGCAGCCATCTTGGCAGAACGTAGGGAATATCTCTATCTCAGTGGCTTGCTTTCTTCTGGCTTGTCCATGCTTCTCTGGTTGCACTTTGCTTCTTCTCTGTTTGGAGGTTCCACAGCCATTTTTAAGTTTGAG TTGTACTTTGGGCTTTTAGTGTTCGTTGGGTACATGGTAGTGGACACACAGGATATCATTGAGAAGGCACACTATGGTGATCTGGACTATGTGAAGCATGCCTTGACCCTCTTCACAGACTTTGTTGCTGTCTTTATCCGAATTCTTTTCATCATG TTGAAGAATTCAtcggagaagagagagaagaagaagagaagagatTGA
- the LOC107429217 gene encoding uncharacterized protein LOC107429217: MATRSTTDSETTNQTGSDSDKARHLLAIVFSVGRPIRPLELASRCTSFSVSSKLIYCLCSIPDSPLSLTEDLYVVPSSDALKALADSTANSDSTEAVRMWLKKRKRLVWYSKFMPPAKRRFIFSPRDGKEENESQEETECDVSKVHFSMTYYNSYSVNVVPSDMAKMTKKLAFSTQSLGNSDSGRLSCQLSNIENTEDKTTRNVYVRRKGNKGTMACEADTNTALQKSLVDNLVMCGGDQKDGTDLRNRTNDMATFCPEYISNISLMEAGNVSGNWKDTDVRFIGNERIMGRQEEDTTDLKEMKNLVKPLNEMGEYEESKDIIPSIDKEPTNKHVETFSSSPTVEDFVAQKQLSKPSAKIKTIDGNALSPRTQSLCKSLPHDKAINTPKEKHQCKKDLTGINMVKKSRQINHDDMHNKKKRTVTASSSAKEQTETKVLPNFGNYAVEEEEGSGGYGTVYRARRKNDGTTVAIKCPHSNAHKHHVNNEMRMLERFGGKNYVIKYEGCFKNGDSDCFVLEHVEHDRPEVLKKEIDVLQLQWYGYCMFKALASLHKQGIIHRDVKPGNFLFSRRGNKGYLIDFNLALDLHQKHGNTRKSKEGYDVNDNAIKLPSANSAPQTKDTRLPNAKSLETAGLKTTNGYNKSTLDLKNLRKKALTQTKAYNNDLGSWNASKSQGAGGSGITSAKDATSTLTPSAERLREPLPCQGRKELINLIQEARQSPKDKVSGVPSSMRKRIAAPPRNVDSTLFYLTPMPLHSTSICVGSAGFMKNRGSGKHKKEGPCAGTKGFRAPEVLFRSPYQGPKADIWSAGVTLLYLMTGRSPFIGDPEQNIKEIAKLRGSEDLWEVAKLHNRESSFPVELYKPEFLPSTKLWDWCEMNTKRPDFFKQLPKSLFDLVDKCLTVNPRLRISAEEALKHEFFAPCHESIRKQRLHRQISFLESGNNSSLHDQSISKPKISQIKA; this comes from the exons ATGGCGACTCGCTCCACCACCGACTCAGAAaccaccaaccaaaccggttccGACTCGGACAAGGCTCGCCACCTACTCGCAATCGTCTTCTCAGTCGGCCGTCCGATTCGTCCTCTGGAGCTCGCTTCACGATGCACATCTTTCTCCGTTTCTTCCAAGCTCATCTACTGCCTCTGCTCCATCCCCGACTCGCCTTTGTCCTTAACCGAAGATCTCTACGTTGTACCGTCTTCCGATGCCTTGAAAGCTTTGGCCGACTCCACGGCGAATTCCGATAGTACCGAAGCAGTCAGAATGTGGCTTAAGAAGCGGAAACGCCTTGTATGGTACTCTAAATTCATGCCTCCGGCCAAAAGAAGATTCATATTTAGCCCTCGagatg GAAAAGAAGAGAATGAATCGCAGGAAGAAACTGAGTGTGACGTCTCAAAG GTACATTTTAGTATGACTTACTATAACAGCTACAGTGTAAATGTAGTACCAAGTGACATGGCAAAGATGACAAAAAAATTAGCATTCAGTACCCAGTCGCTTGGAAATTCGGATTCTGGACGATTGAGTTGTCAATTGAGTAATATTGAAAATACGGAAGATAAAACTACTAGAAATGTGTACGTGCGAAGGAAGGGTAATAAAGGAACAATGGCATGTGAAGCTGATACCAACACAGCTCTCCAAAAAAGCTTGGTTGATAATCTAGTAATGTGCGGTGGAGATCAGAAAGATGGAACAGATTTGAGAAATAGAACAAATGACATGGCCACATTTTGCCCTGAATACATTAGCAATATATCGCTGATGGAGGCTGGGAACGTCAGTGGTAATTGGAAAGATACAGATGTTAGATTCATTGGAAATGAAAGAATTATGGGACGTCAGGAGGAAGACACCACCGACcttaaagaaatgaaaaatctaGTCAAGCCGCTTAATGAGATGGGTGAATATGAAGAGTCCAAAGATATAATTCCATCAATTGATAAAGAGCCAACAAATAAACATGTGGAAACCTTTTCTAGTTCTCCTACTGTTGAGGATTTTGTTGCTCAGAAGCAGTTATCAAAACCGTCAGCCAAGATAAAGACCATTGACGGGAATGCATTGTCTCCAAGAACGCAATCACTTTGCAAATCCTTACCGCATGATAAGGCTATTAATACACCCAAAGAGAAGCACCAGTGTAAAAAAGACCTGACTGGAATCAACATGGTGAAGAAATCAAGGCAGATTAATCACGATGATAtgcataataagaaaaaaaggacAGTTACTGCTTCTAGTTCTGCTAAG GAACAAACAGAGACAAAGGTGCTTCCAAACTTTGGGAATTATGCTGTTGAAGAGGAAGAAGGTTCAG GTGGTTATGGTACTGTTTACAGGGCAAGGAGGAAGAACGATGGTACCACAGTTGCCATTAAAT GTCCTCATTCTAATGCCCATAAGCACCATGTCAACAACGAGATGAGAATGCTAGAGCGATTTGG GGGTAAAAACTATGTCATAAAATATGAAGGCTGTTTCAAGAATGGAGATTCTGATTGCTTTGTTTTGGAGCATGTTGAGCACGACAGACCTGAG GTGTTGAAGAAAGAAATAGATGTTCTTCAGCTACAGTGGTATGGCTATTGCATGTTTAAAGCACTTGCAAGTCTTCATAAGCAg GGAATAATTCATAGGGATGTTAAACCTGGAAACTTCCTTTTCTCTCGTAGAGGAAATAAAGGTTACCTCATTGATTTCAACCTTGCACTG GATTTGCATCAGAAGCATGGGAATACTA GAAAATCAAAGGAAGGGTATGATGTAAACGACAATGCCATCAAACTTCCAAGTGCAAACTCTGCACCGCAAACCAAAGATACGAGGTTACCAAATGCTAAATCTCTAGAAACAGCCGGTCTTAAGACAACAAATGGTTATAATAAATCAACGTTAGATCTGAAGAACCTGCGAAAGAAGGCTTTGACCCAAACTAAAGCTTATAATAATGATTTGGGAAGTTGGAATGCTAGCAAAAGTCAAGGTGCAGGTGGCTCGGGCATTACCTCTGCAAAGGATGCAACTAGCACCCTAACTCCTTCAGCAGAGCGGTTGAGGGAACCTTTACCATGCCAAGGTAGGAAGGAGCTCATAAACCTGATTCAAGAAGCAAGGCAAAGTCCAAAAGATAAAGTTTCAGGTGTTCCATCTTCTATGAGAAAGAGAATTGCTGCCCCACCTCGAAATGTGGATAGCACACTCTTCTATCTCACTCCAATGCCTCTGCACTCGACTAGCATTTGTGTTGGCAGTGCTGGCTTTATGAAGAATAGAG gtAGTGGAAAGCACAAGAAAGAAGGTCCTTGCGCTGGAACAAAAGGCTTCCGGGCTCCAGAG GTTTTGTTTAGATCTCCCTACCAAGGCCCCAAAGCTGATATCTGGTCTGCTGGGGTCACCTTACTCTACCTTATGACTGGGAGATCACCGTTTATTGGCGATCCTGAACA AAACATAAAGGAAATAGCAAAATTGAGAGGCAGTGAAGATTTATGGGAAGTCGCCAAGCTCCACAACCGTGAATCCTCATTTCCAGTG GAACTGTATAAGCCCGAATTTTTGCCATCTACAAAGCTGTGGGATTGGTGTGAAATGAATACAAAGAGACCGGATTTCTTCAAGCAACTTCCCAAGTCACTTTTTGATCTTGTAGACAAATGTTTGACAGTGAACCCTAGACTGAGGATAAGTGCAGAGGAAGCTCTTAAACATGAATTTTTTGCTCCATGTCATGAAAGCATTAGAAAACAGAGGCTGCATAGGCAGATATCATTCCTGGAATCTGGAAATAATTCCTCCTTACATGATCAAAGCATCAGCAAACCTAAGATTTCTCAAATAAAAGCTTAA
- the LOC107430389 gene encoding expansin-like B1 produces MVFAIEKQMFLLGLVILFPLLCGSQSTFSSSRATYYGSPDYYGTPRGACGFGEYGRTVNDGNVAGVSRLYRNGTGCGACYQVRCTNPQYCRDDGVNMVVTDYGEGDRTDFILSPRAYTKLAKPNLASELFAYGVVDVEYRRIPCRYSGYNIRIRIHENSKYPQYLALVVLYVAGQNDVNGIELWQEDRKEWRAMRRAYGAVFDLAPAGGPISLRLLISAGGGYTWVQANDAIPSDWNAGAVYDTTVQLT; encoded by the exons ATGGTGTTTGCAATAGAAAAACAAATGTTTCTTCTTGGTCTTGTGATTCTCTTTCCTTTACTTTGTGGCTCTCAGAGCACCTTTTCAAGCTCCAGAGCAACCTATTATGGTAGCCCTGACTACTATGGAACTCCAC GTGGTGCTTGTGGGTTTGGAGAATATGGAAGGACTGTCAATGATGGCAATGTTGCAGGAGTTTCTAGGCTCTACAGGAATGGAACTGGCTGTGGTGCTTGTTATCAG GTTAGGTGCACAAATCCACAATATTGCCGTGATGATGGGGTGAACATGGTGGTGACTGACTATGGTGAAGGAGACAGAACAGACTTCATTCTCAGCCCAAGAGCCTACACAAAGTTGGCAAAGCCAAACTTGGCCTCGGAGTTGTTTGCTTATGGCGTCGTTGATGTCGAATACAGAAGGATCCCTTGCAGGTACTCTGGCTACAATATCAGGATCAGGATCCATGAGAATAGCAAATATCCGCAATACTTGGCCCTAGTCGTTCTATACGTAGCCGGACAAAATGATGTCAATGGGATAGAGTTGTGGCAG GAGGATCGCAAAGAATGGAGAGCAATGAGAAGAGCCTACGGAGCAGTATTTGACTTGGCACCAGCAGGTGGTCCTATATCCTTGAGGCTCCTAATAAGTGCCGGTGGAGGCTACACCTGGGTCCAAGCCAACGATGCAATCCCTAGTGATTGGAACGCTGGTGCCGTTTATGACACAACCGTTCAGCTCACTTAG